Part of the Candidatus Neomarinimicrobiota bacterium genome, GTAGGCAGGACTCCTTTCTTCAGGAAACTGTTCAGTGTTGGGACATCCACTACCGTTGACGCCGTGGTGGAAGCAGCCCAGGCTTTGAGGGACCGGGGATGGGGTGGCCTGATCGTCTTGCAGCGGGATACCGGCTTGAAAGCGCTCAAGGAAGCCGGCACCCCATTGAAGGCAGAAGTCACGGCTCCCCTGCTCGTCTCCATTTTTAATCCTGATTCTCCCCTGCACGACGGAGCAGTCATCATTCAGAACGATATCATCGAAGCGGCCCAATGTATTCTCCCACTGACCGAAAGCGATCTTGTGGATCCCGAAATGGGAACCCGTCACAGAGCCGCTCTGGGAATCAGCGAAGAAACCGACGTGATTGGCGTCGTTGTGTCCGAAGAAAAGAGACGGATTTCCGTGGCCATGAAC contains:
- the cdaA gene encoding diadenylate cyclase CdaA, whose amino-acid sequence is MTLFKIGFLTVSLIDIVDILLVTWLFVTLYAYFKGTRAGYMLVGLIIILVASFLSRAIGMSGMVWIVDQVQTVWVVAFVILFQPELRRLLIYVGRTPFFRKLFSVGTSTTVDAVVEAAQALRDRGWGGLIVLQRDTGLKALKEAGTPLKAEVTAPLLVSIFNPDSPLHDGAVIIQNDIIEAAQCILPLTESDLVDPEMGTRHRAALGISEETDVIGVVVSEEKRRISVAMNGVFRLNLDEFSLRRFLNENLFMGSGE